Proteins encoded together in one Myxococcus stipitatus window:
- a CDS encoding phytoene desaturase family protein, whose translation MVRHVIVVGAGPGGLSAAINLAGQGLRVTVVEKDAVPGGRMKGLTLGPRGEYALDTGPSILQLPGVLARIFQRAGRRLEDYVKLVPLDVNTRVHFWDGTWLDTTRHLERMEAEVARFGPGQVEALRRWLAEGREKYGIAYEKFICTHAGSLGYYAPWRLASTLRFKPWQTLYRHLDSFFHDDRLTYALSYPSKYLGLHPTTCSSVFSVIPFLELAFGVWHVDGGFRELARGMKRCAEDLGATFRMGAPVERVRVEAGRAVGVTLVGGEVLEADAVVVNADLPYAATKLVPSEAREGSRLTDAALERAKYSCSTFMAYYGLDTRYADLPHHLIYLSEAARRTDRDALEDRRVDVDDPPFYVCNPCVTDPSGAPPNHSTLYVLVPTPNTSRDVDWARTEATLRERIPDMLEKVGLKGVRPRIREERYFTAETWRDEFNVFRGAVFNLSHTWLQLGPLRPRVKNPDVEGLYWVGGGTHPGSGLLTIMESANIAADYLTRAAGKGPLPGWPYVPPLEEAAGPSLAPAAPRARAG comes from the coding sequence ATGGTGCGACACGTCATCGTCGTGGGAGCGGGACCGGGTGGATTGTCCGCCGCCATCAATCTGGCGGGGCAGGGCCTGCGGGTCACCGTGGTGGAGAAGGACGCGGTGCCGGGTGGGCGGATGAAGGGGCTGACGCTCGGGCCCCGGGGGGAGTACGCGCTCGACACCGGGCCCTCCATCCTCCAGCTCCCCGGCGTGCTGGCGCGGATATTCCAGCGCGCGGGGCGGCGGTTGGAGGACTACGTGAAGCTCGTCCCCCTGGACGTCAACACGCGCGTCCACTTCTGGGATGGGACCTGGCTGGACACCACCCGCCACCTCGAGCGCATGGAGGCGGAGGTGGCGCGCTTCGGACCCGGGCAGGTGGAGGCGCTGCGCCGGTGGCTGGCGGAGGGGCGGGAGAAGTACGGCATCGCCTACGAGAAGTTCATCTGCACCCACGCGGGGAGCCTCGGGTACTACGCGCCCTGGCGGCTGGCGTCCACGCTGCGCTTCAAGCCGTGGCAGACGCTCTACCGGCACCTCGACTCCTTCTTCCACGACGACCGGCTGACGTACGCGCTGTCGTATCCGTCGAAGTACCTGGGGCTTCACCCCACGACGTGCTCGTCCGTGTTCAGCGTGATTCCCTTCCTGGAGCTGGCCTTCGGCGTGTGGCACGTGGACGGCGGGTTCCGCGAGCTGGCGCGCGGCATGAAGCGCTGCGCGGAGGACCTGGGCGCCACGTTCCGGATGGGCGCGCCGGTGGAGCGCGTGCGCGTGGAGGCGGGGCGCGCGGTGGGCGTGACGCTGGTGGGGGGCGAGGTGCTGGAGGCGGACGCGGTGGTGGTGAACGCGGACCTCCCCTACGCGGCGACGAAGCTGGTGCCCTCCGAGGCGCGCGAGGGCTCGCGCCTCACCGACGCCGCGCTGGAGCGGGCGAAGTATTCGTGCAGCACCTTCATGGCCTATTACGGCCTGGACACGCGCTACGCGGACCTGCCGCACCACCTCATCTACCTGTCGGAGGCCGCGCGGCGCACGGACAGGGACGCGCTGGAGGACCGGCGCGTGGACGTGGACGACCCGCCCTTCTACGTGTGCAACCCATGCGTGACGGACCCGTCTGGCGCTCCGCCGAATCACTCCACGCTCTACGTGCTGGTGCCCACGCCGAACACCTCGCGCGACGTGGATTGGGCGCGCACGGAGGCCACGCTGCGCGAGCGCATCCCGGACATGCTCGAGAAGGTGGGGTTGAAGGGCGTGCGTCCGCGCATCCGCGAGGAGCGCTACTTCACCGCCGAGACGTGGCGCGACGAGTTCAACGTCTTCCGGGGCGCGGTCTTCAATCTCTCGCACACGTGGCTGCAATTGGGGCCCTTGCGGCCGCGCGTGAAGAACCCGGACGTCGAGGGGCTCTACTGGGTGGGCGGAGGCACGCACCCGGGCAGCGGCTTGTTGACCATCATGGAGAGCGCCAACATCGCCGCGGACTACCTCACGCGAGCGGCGGGGAAGGGGCCGCTGCCGGGCTGGCCCTACGTGCCGCCGCTGGAGGAGGCCGCCGGGCCCTCGCTGGCGCCAGCGGCCCCCCGGGCCCGAGCGGGCTGA
- a CDS encoding CHASE domain-containing protein — protein MPSPVHQPRRNTAAWWALLLGLLATAGATAYVQRGVRMRREQLFDDAVTDGTVALQQRMDTYQAMLLGTRGVFSSSQYVERHEFRAYTQSLELTRRYPGVMSISFARWLRADQREAYVARLRADGFPEFRIWPDPGEAPISVVVEMVEPVIERNLRAIGFDMYPEPVRRKALLRAMETGLPSATGKVELVTERANPDTAEHAGFLLYVPLYETEGSPAHEPTTLAQRRARIQGFVYGAFRMKDLMAKLRFPGFQNTIDLSIYSGRGVQPGTHLYGPELSGAPSSQDMPQEHLLVDMAGEPWTLVFTARESFMSGTHSSLPAAVAVGGGVMSLLLFLIIRAQVNARASAELAGLEQQRLASEARAAVRIRDEFLSVAAHELRTPLTSLKLQLQLLFRQLRQETRLDAGRLERSMETCERQTTRLSQLIDSLLDVSRLTSGRLELQLEELDLGDVVRELALRFETEAQAASIQLTVDAPGGILGRWDRLRLEQVITNLVSNALKYGNGAPVEVRVRGGEREARLEVEDHGIGVSPEDSRRIFDRFERAVSSRHYGGLGLGLFITRQLVEALGGRIMLESRPGQGSVFTVTLPLSGPVDAAPTPPPPSGVPLH, from the coding sequence GTGCCGAGCCCCGTCCACCAGCCACGCCGCAACACCGCCGCCTGGTGGGCCCTGCTGCTGGGCCTGCTCGCGACGGCGGGCGCCACCGCCTATGTCCAACGAGGCGTCCGGATGCGGCGCGAGCAGCTCTTCGACGACGCCGTCACGGATGGCACCGTCGCGCTCCAGCAGCGCATGGACACGTACCAGGCCATGCTGCTGGGCACGCGCGGGGTGTTCAGCAGCAGCCAATACGTGGAGCGGCACGAGTTCCGCGCGTACACCCAGAGCCTGGAGCTGACCAGGCGCTACCCCGGCGTCATGAGCATCAGCTTCGCGCGGTGGCTGCGCGCGGACCAACGCGAGGCCTACGTGGCGCGGCTCCGCGCCGACGGGTTCCCCGAGTTCCGCATCTGGCCCGACCCCGGCGAGGCCCCCATCTCCGTCGTGGTGGAGATGGTGGAGCCGGTCATCGAGCGCAACCTCCGGGCGATTGGCTTCGACATGTATCCCGAGCCGGTGCGACGCAAGGCGCTCCTGCGCGCGATGGAGACGGGGCTGCCCTCCGCCACCGGCAAGGTCGAGCTGGTGACGGAGCGCGCCAACCCCGACACCGCCGAGCACGCGGGCTTCCTCCTCTACGTCCCGCTCTACGAGACGGAGGGGAGCCCGGCCCACGAGCCGACGACCCTCGCGCAGCGACGCGCGCGCATCCAGGGCTTCGTCTATGGCGCCTTCCGCATGAAGGACCTGATGGCGAAGCTGCGCTTCCCCGGCTTCCAGAACACCATCGACCTGAGCATCTACTCCGGACGCGGAGTCCAGCCCGGCACCCATCTGTACGGCCCCGAGCTGTCGGGTGCCCCCTCGTCCCAGGACATGCCCCAGGAGCACCTCCTCGTGGACATGGCGGGAGAGCCATGGACGCTGGTGTTCACCGCCCGCGAGTCGTTCATGAGCGGCACGCACTCCAGCCTGCCGGCCGCGGTGGCGGTGGGCGGGGGCGTGATGTCGCTCTTGCTGTTCCTCATCATCCGAGCGCAGGTGAACGCGCGCGCCTCCGCGGAGCTGGCCGGGCTGGAGCAGCAACGCCTGGCGAGCGAGGCCCGCGCGGCGGTGCGCATCCGCGACGAGTTCCTCAGCGTCGCCGCGCACGAGCTGCGCACGCCGCTCACCTCGTTGAAGCTCCAGCTCCAGCTCCTCTTCCGACAGCTCCGGCAGGAGACGCGGCTCGACGCGGGGCGGCTGGAGCGGAGCATGGAGACGTGTGAGCGACAGACGACGCGGCTGTCCCAGCTCATCGACAGCCTGTTGGATGTGTCGCGGCTGACGAGCGGTCGCCTGGAGTTGCAGCTGGAGGAGCTGGACCTGGGCGACGTGGTGCGGGAGCTGGCGCTGCGGTTCGAGACGGAGGCGCAGGCCGCGAGCATCCAGCTGACGGTGGACGCGCCTGGGGGCATCCTCGGCAGGTGGGACCGGCTCCGGCTGGAGCAGGTCATCACCAACCTGGTGTCGAACGCGCTCAAGTACGGGAACGGCGCTCCGGTGGAGGTGCGCGTGCGCGGCGGCGAGCGGGAAGCGCGTCTCGAGGTGGAGGACCACGGCATCGGCGTCTCGCCGGAGGACTCGCGCCGCATCTTCGACCGCTTCGAGCGGGCCGTCTCCAGTCGCCACTACGGCGGGCTGGGGCTGGGCCTGTTCATCACCCGCCAGCTCGTCGAGGCGCTCGGTGGCCGCATCATGCTGGAGAGCCGGCCCGGGCAGGGCTCCGTCTTCACCGTCACCCTGCCGCTGTCCGGACCCGTCGATGCCGCGCCCACGCCGCCACCGCCCTCCGGGGTTCCGCTGCACTGA
- a CDS encoding VOC family protein → MAARFQRITPFLWFTSAERMEGAITLYTSVFDDSRVLARTYYTQESARPGGQAVGSLMTMAFQLAGQDFSAINGGPYFTFNESISFVVNCETQAEVDHYWSRLSEGGDEKAQQCGWLKDRFGVSWQVVPTALPRLLTGDPEKARRVTEALLKMKKLDLAALERAAG, encoded by the coding sequence ATGGCAGCCCGTTTCCAGCGCATCACTCCGTTCCTCTGGTTCACCAGCGCCGAGCGGATGGAGGGAGCCATCACGCTCTACACCTCGGTCTTCGACGACTCCCGCGTGCTCGCGCGGACGTATTACACGCAGGAGAGCGCGCGCCCCGGCGGCCAGGCCGTGGGTTCGCTGATGACGATGGCCTTCCAGCTCGCGGGGCAGGACTTCTCCGCCATCAACGGCGGCCCGTACTTCACCTTCAACGAGTCCATCTCGTTCGTGGTGAACTGCGAGACGCAGGCGGAGGTGGACCACTACTGGTCTCGCTTGTCCGAGGGCGGTGACGAGAAGGCACAGCAGTGTGGCTGGCTCAAGGACCGCTTCGGCGTGTCGTGGCAGGTGGTGCCCACCGCGTTGCCACGGCTGCTGACGGGCGACCCGGAGAAGGCGCGCCGCGTGACGGAGGCGCTGCTGAAGATGAAGAAGCTGGACCTCGCGGCGCTGGAGCGCGCGGCGGGGTAG
- a CDS encoding chemotaxis protein CheW codes for MSHRMESAPREVLLFTLEGQRYGLPTEDVRELVRAARLTPLPRAPAVVEGLLDLHGVLLPVLDLRRRFRHPARPLSPLDHFIIAQAGARRVALRVDRAEGLRVLPPDAWDETPRELPGVGFVAGAAKLEDGLVLVHDLRTFLSEAEGLELDAALAATETPS; via the coding sequence ATGTCCCACCGCATGGAGTCCGCGCCGCGCGAGGTGCTGCTGTTCACGCTGGAGGGTCAACGCTACGGGCTGCCCACCGAGGACGTCCGGGAGCTGGTCCGCGCCGCGCGACTGACACCCCTGCCCCGGGCCCCGGCCGTCGTGGAGGGTCTGCTCGACCTGCACGGCGTGCTGCTGCCCGTGCTGGACCTGCGCCGCCGCTTCCGACATCCCGCGCGGCCCCTGTCCCCGCTCGACCACTTCATCATCGCCCAGGCCGGGGCGCGGCGGGTGGCCCTGCGCGTGGACCGCGCGGAGGGCTTGCGCGTCCTGCCCCCCGACGCGTGGGACGAGACACCCCGCGAGCTGCCGGGCGTGGGGTTCGTCGCGGGCGCCGCCAAGCTCGAGGATGGGCTGGTCCTGGTGCACGACCTGCGGACCTTCCTCTCCGAGGCCGAGGGCCTGGAGCTGGACGCCGCGCTCGCCGCGACGGAGACGCCGTCGTGA
- a CDS encoding CheR family methyltransferase yields the protein MSHGPWSHPGFPSVLALVEERAGLSPPSCAASAEEGISRAMARAGLSDFDEYRARITADPAAMDDLLTELTIGETYFFRTPEHYEHLRRVILPELRERFEPTRAVRLWSAACASGEEPYSMAALLMHEGWGDRMQVYASDVSRVALARARRAHYGEWSLRGPWADRMRPYLRQEGRQYVLSPEVKQAVRFSYLNLALDTWPSADSGIWKLDVIFCRNVLIYFNPATVAAVARRLHDALDEGGYLFMGPSDPPLGALAPFEPLLTEWGVLYRRPLASTTVVVPSTAPLASVTPGAPGEAPPAPTGDATPPHARSAPPPPTPLPNRPGAPRARALAETSRVREVGPDSRAERMGGAVPVAERPGGGGATSPVTVPRPPVAAEAATRGAGPRRPDAAEVERARRALERGDWNEAAKRMGALDEDATVAAEAVRAIANLDPQAALHASAQATSRHPLVPALRYLEALLHLGQGRLDDAERAIRQALYLEPSLAVAWLVLGRVLRRTGDTHGALKALREAESLCDALPPDTPLPLGDGELAGTLARVARTEREQWEASLPTGEVP from the coding sequence GTGAGCCATGGTCCCTGGAGCCATCCCGGGTTTCCCTCCGTGCTGGCCCTGGTGGAGGAGCGCGCCGGCCTGTCCCCTCCGAGCTGCGCCGCCTCCGCCGAGGAAGGCATCAGCCGCGCCATGGCCCGCGCGGGCCTCTCGGACTTCGACGAGTACCGCGCCCGCATCACCGCGGACCCCGCGGCGATGGACGACCTGCTCACCGAGCTGACCATCGGCGAGACGTATTTCTTCCGCACGCCCGAGCACTACGAGCACCTGCGCCGCGTCATCCTGCCGGAGCTGCGCGAGCGCTTCGAACCGACTCGGGCGGTCCGGCTGTGGAGCGCGGCGTGCGCCTCCGGCGAGGAGCCGTACTCCATGGCCGCCCTGCTGATGCACGAGGGCTGGGGCGACCGCATGCAGGTGTACGCGTCGGACGTGTCCCGCGTCGCGCTGGCCCGCGCCCGGCGCGCGCACTACGGCGAGTGGTCGCTGCGCGGTCCGTGGGCGGACCGGATGCGGCCCTACCTGCGCCAGGAGGGGCGCCAGTACGTCCTGTCCCCGGAGGTGAAGCAGGCCGTGCGCTTCAGCTACCTGAACCTCGCGCTCGACACGTGGCCCTCCGCCGACAGCGGCATCTGGAAGCTGGACGTCATCTTCTGCCGCAACGTCCTCATCTACTTCAACCCCGCCACCGTCGCGGCCGTGGCCCGGCGCCTCCACGACGCGCTCGACGAAGGCGGCTACCTGTTCATGGGGCCCTCCGACCCGCCGCTGGGAGCGCTCGCCCCGTTCGAGCCCCTCCTCACCGAGTGGGGCGTGCTCTACCGCCGCCCCCTCGCGAGTACCACCGTCGTCGTCCCCTCCACGGCCCCGCTCGCGAGCGTGACACCGGGCGCTCCGGGTGAGGCCCCCCCAGCGCCCACCGGCGATGCGACGCCCCCTCACGCCAGGAGCGCGCCACCCCCTCCCACGCCGCTCCCGAACCGCCCGGGAGCGCCGAGAGCGAGGGCGCTGGCCGAGACCTCCCGCGTCCGCGAAGTCGGGCCCGACTCCCGCGCGGAGCGGATGGGCGGCGCGGTCCCCGTCGCGGAGCGCCCTGGGGGTGGCGGCGCGACGTCCCCCGTCACGGTCCCGAGACCTCCCGTGGCGGCTGAAGCGGCGACCCGAGGCGCCGGGCCCCGCCGTCCGGATGCCGCGGAGGTCGAGAGGGCCCGGCGCGCCCTGGAGCGCGGGGACTGGAACGAGGCCGCGAAGCGCATGGGCGCCCTGGACGAGGACGCCACCGTCGCGGCGGAGGCCGTGCGCGCCATCGCCAACCTGGACCCGCAGGCCGCGCTCCATGCCAGCGCCCAGGCGACGTCGCGACACCCGCTCGTCCCCGCGCTGCGCTACCTGGAGGCGCTCCTCCACCTCGGCCAGGGGCGCCTCGACGACGCGGAGCGCGCGATACGACAGGCGCTGTACCTGGAGCCCTCGCTCGCGGTGGCGTGGCTGGTGCTGGGGAGGGTGCTGAGGCGGACGGGCGACACGCATGGCGCGCTCAAGGCGCTGCGCGAGGCCGAGTCGCTGTGCGACGCGCTGCCGCCCGACACGCCGCTCCCGCTCGGCGACGGGGAGCTCGCGGGGACGCTCGCGCGCGTCGCGCGGACCGAACGCGAGCAGTGGGAGGCCTCCCTCCCGACGGGTGAGGTGCCTTGA
- a CDS encoding chemotaxis protein CheW: MADSKGIDWDAARAKLSRLAAAHEEGASLSPEVASALLDERARELARPPRAELTPGSLREVVRFRAAGQRYALESRFVLEVVRSTEVVPLPGAPVVLRGLTLLHGAVLPVVELAPLFGRAPAQGSGPLLVVGAEGPELGIRAEEVEEVTLLSSQDLLPPPATLADEGLGLVSAADRDGTLLLDGAALLGDGRLMFDLSDEGVV; encoded by the coding sequence ATGGCGGACTCCAAGGGCATCGACTGGGACGCGGCGCGAGCGAAGCTCTCGCGCCTGGCCGCCGCGCACGAGGAGGGAGCGAGCCTCTCTCCGGAGGTGGCCTCGGCGCTGCTCGACGAGCGGGCGCGTGAGCTCGCGCGTCCGCCCAGGGCCGAGCTGACGCCAGGCTCGCTGCGCGAGGTGGTGCGCTTCCGCGCCGCCGGGCAACGCTACGCGCTGGAGTCCCGCTTCGTCCTGGAGGTCGTCCGCTCGACGGAGGTCGTGCCGCTCCCCGGCGCGCCCGTCGTGCTGCGCGGCCTCACGCTGTTGCACGGCGCGGTCCTCCCCGTGGTGGAGCTGGCGCCCCTCTTCGGCCGCGCCCCGGCCCAGGGCTCCGGCCCGCTGCTCGTGGTGGGCGCCGAAGGGCCCGAGCTGGGCATCCGCGCCGAGGAGGTGGAGGAGGTCACCCTGCTGTCGAGTCAGGACCTGCTGCCACCGCCCGCCACCCTGGCCGACGAGGGCCTGGGGTTGGTCTCCGCCGCCGACCGCGACGGCACCCTCCTCCTAGATGGCGCCGCACTGCTGGGCGACGGCCGCCTCATGTTCGACCTGTCCGACGAAGGAGTCGTATGA
- a CDS encoding methyl-accepting chemotaxis protein, translated as MNIGNRIAVGFGLSLLVLLVLAAVAFQGARQLTTTTEGLLKAHENFRLVREVRSLIIDAETGQRGFLLAGEETYLEPYQQAISTLQQDLSQLRQAVAPTPDQRNRLVKLEPLINARLGLLEEGIRARREKGLEAALPVIRNNRGKELMDQIRDLVNEMLADEQENWAEHSEAAQKTAQQILWALAICTVLGLLIVGVGSYLITRSITVPLRKLMVGAEQLGTGKLDHRIDIKGRDETAELARSFNTMAERRQQSEAQIAQQAEQREHTLRTVAEFVNQLASASSEILASTTEQVAGAQEQGSAVTETVSTIEEITKTSEEAAGRARHVSDSARHAEEVGRSGRRTVEEAVSSMGTVREQVESIASRILALAEQAQAIGDIITTVNDISEQTHMLALNASIEASRAGENGRGFAVVASEVKALADQSKKATGQLRQILGQIQKATHGAVMTTEEGTKSVAAATRIVSEAGATIQTLSDLLAQASLTAAQIAASANQQATGIAQIRQAMHDVNQATQQGLLSSRQTERAMQDINGMGQKLKNLLEEYGR; from the coding sequence ATGAACATCGGCAACCGCATCGCGGTCGGCTTCGGTCTGTCCCTGCTGGTGCTGCTCGTCCTCGCCGCCGTGGCGTTCCAGGGCGCGCGCCAGCTCACCACCACCACCGAGGGCCTGCTCAAGGCGCATGAGAACTTCCGCCTGGTGCGCGAGGTGCGCTCGCTCATCATCGACGCGGAGACGGGCCAGCGGGGCTTCCTCCTCGCGGGCGAGGAGACCTACCTGGAGCCCTACCAGCAGGCGATCTCCACGCTCCAGCAGGACCTCTCCCAGCTGCGACAGGCCGTGGCCCCCACCCCGGACCAGCGCAACCGGCTGGTGAAGCTGGAGCCGCTCATCAACGCCCGGCTCGGGTTGCTCGAGGAGGGCATCCGCGCCCGGCGCGAGAAGGGCCTGGAGGCGGCGCTCCCCGTCATCCGCAACAACCGGGGCAAGGAGCTCATGGACCAGATCCGCGACCTGGTGAACGAGATGCTCGCCGACGAACAGGAGAACTGGGCCGAGCACTCCGAGGCGGCCCAGAAGACCGCCCAGCAAATCCTGTGGGCCCTGGCCATCTGCACCGTGCTGGGCCTGCTCATCGTGGGCGTGGGCAGCTACCTCATCACCCGCAGCATCACCGTCCCGCTGCGCAAGCTGATGGTGGGCGCCGAGCAGCTGGGGACGGGGAAGCTGGACCACCGCATCGACATCAAGGGACGCGACGAGACGGCGGAGCTGGCGCGCTCGTTCAACACCATGGCTGAGCGACGACAGCAGTCCGAGGCGCAGATCGCCCAGCAGGCCGAGCAACGGGAACACACGCTCCGCACCGTGGCGGAGTTCGTCAACCAGCTGGCGAGCGCCAGCTCCGAAATCCTCGCCAGCACCACCGAGCAGGTCGCGGGCGCGCAGGAGCAGGGCAGCGCGGTGACGGAGACGGTGAGCACCATCGAGGAGATCACCAAGACGTCCGAGGAGGCCGCCGGCCGCGCCCGTCACGTCAGCGACTCCGCGCGCCACGCGGAGGAGGTGGGCCGCAGCGGACGACGCACGGTGGAGGAGGCCGTGTCCTCCATGGGCACCGTGCGCGAGCAGGTGGAGTCCATCGCCTCGCGAATCCTCGCGCTCGCCGAGCAGGCGCAGGCCATCGGCGACATCATCACCACCGTCAACGACATCTCCGAGCAGACCCACATGCTCGCGCTCAACGCCTCCATCGAGGCCAGCCGCGCGGGGGAGAACGGCCGGGGCTTCGCGGTCGTCGCCTCGGAGGTGAAGGCGCTCGCGGACCAGTCCAAGAAGGCCACCGGGCAGCTGCGGCAGATCCTGGGCCAGATACAGAAGGCCACCCACGGCGCGGTGATGACCACCGAGGAGGGCACCAAGAGCGTGGCGGCGGCCACGCGCATCGTCTCCGAGGCCGGCGCCACCATCCAGACGCTCTCCGACCTGCTCGCGCAGGCGTCGCTCACCGCCGCGCAGATCGCCGCCTCCGCCAATCAGCAGGCCACCGGCATCGCGCAGATACGGCAGGCGATGCATGACGTGAACCAGGCCACGCAGCAGGGATTGCTGTCGTCGCGGCAGACGGAGCGGGCCATGCAGGACATCAACGGCATGGGCCAGAAGCTCAAGAACCTGCTGGAGGAGTACGGGCGCTGA
- a CDS encoding hybrid sensor histidine kinase/response regulator, giving the protein MDRDRLAQALLATFLEELEGHVTSLNRDLLALEREQGGPRAPERVAALLRTLHSVKGAARAASAILVETACHRLEEVLEPLRDGRTAPPELYELCFAAVDALDDAGRRLATKQELVGSPLEALLPDLEKAASGAPVPPHRAEAGAPPRPDARAPEQASTARTRATAPPSAPPGAKAPEQPPETTSPPPPPGETLPVRVSAQKLDALMYRSGELRVSALRLEGRTETLEAVREELVRLREAVRGTEGEAPLRRAESELARVARELAADRRALGNVATALDDEVRRARTLPFVEGCAGLERAARDVARAEGRQVRLEIHGGALELDRSLLQSLREPLLHLVRNAVAHGLESPEERRRAGKPEEGRVTLSARLRGSRVEVRVEDDGRGLDLGALRERARVRGLEVPEDDADVARLAFRPGLSTSERVTEVAGRGVGLDVVRAEVEALRGTVEVSSREGQGARFTLDVPLTLSTLRVLLVSAGGQTLALASEGVARLVRLSPKDVREVEGRPTWVAGDALVPLVSLADVLGLPAGPPRQRRGAVVLEAGTARAALVVDEVLAEQEALVRALGPRVRRARHVAAAAVLPDGRLSLLLNPASLVRAAGGRPSGSLFPSTAARATRRRIVLADDSPTTRALEQSILEGAGYDVVACADGAEAWERLQASGADALVLDVEMPRMDGIALTEAVRASPRFGRLPIVLVTARGRPEDKARGLQAGASAYLVKSAFDPTSLLETLRRLL; this is encoded by the coding sequence ATGGACCGCGACCGTCTGGCGCAGGCCCTGCTGGCGACGTTCCTCGAGGAGCTCGAGGGGCACGTGACGTCGCTCAACCGCGACCTGCTCGCGCTGGAGCGGGAGCAGGGCGGCCCACGCGCCCCGGAGCGCGTGGCGGCGCTGCTGCGCACGCTGCACAGCGTGAAGGGCGCGGCGCGCGCGGCCAGCGCCATCCTCGTCGAGACGGCGTGCCACCGCCTGGAGGAGGTGCTGGAGCCGCTGCGCGACGGCCGCACGGCGCCGCCGGAGTTGTACGAGCTGTGCTTCGCCGCCGTGGACGCGCTCGACGACGCGGGCCGCCGGCTGGCCACGAAGCAGGAGCTCGTCGGCTCACCGCTCGAGGCGCTCCTGCCCGACCTGGAGAAGGCCGCCAGCGGCGCGCCCGTGCCACCCCACCGCGCCGAAGCGGGCGCGCCACCGCGCCCCGACGCGAGGGCGCCGGAGCAGGCCTCCACGGCCCGGACGCGCGCCACCGCCCCGCCCTCCGCGCCTCCGGGCGCGAAGGCCCCGGAGCAGCCCCCCGAAACCACGTCCCCGCCGCCCCCGCCGGGTGAGACGCTCCCGGTGCGCGTGTCCGCCCAGAAGCTGGACGCGCTGATGTATCGCAGCGGCGAGCTGCGCGTGTCCGCGCTGCGGCTGGAAGGCCGGACGGAGACGTTGGAGGCGGTGCGCGAGGAGCTGGTGCGCCTGCGCGAGGCGGTGCGCGGCACGGAGGGCGAGGCGCCGCTGCGGCGGGCCGAGTCGGAGCTGGCGCGCGTGGCCCGCGAGCTGGCGGCGGACCGCCGGGCGCTGGGCAACGTGGCCACCGCCCTGGACGACGAGGTCCGCCGCGCGCGCACCCTGCCCTTCGTCGAGGGCTGCGCGGGCCTGGAGCGGGCCGCGCGCGACGTGGCCCGCGCCGAGGGCCGGCAGGTGCGCCTGGAGATTCATGGCGGCGCGCTGGAGCTGGACCGCTCGCTGCTCCAGTCCCTGCGCGAGCCGCTGCTGCACCTGGTGCGCAACGCCGTGGCGCACGGCCTGGAGTCCCCCGAGGAGCGTCGCCGCGCGGGCAAGCCCGAGGAGGGCCGCGTCACCCTGTCCGCGCGCCTTCGCGGCAGCCGGGTGGAGGTGCGGGTGGAGGACGATGGGCGTGGACTGGACCTGGGCGCCCTGCGCGAGCGCGCGCGGGTCCGGGGCCTCGAGGTGCCGGAGGACGACGCGGACGTGGCGCGGCTGGCCTTCCGCCCCGGCCTGTCCACGTCCGAGCGCGTGACGGAGGTGGCCGGACGGGGCGTGGGCCTGGACGTGGTGCGCGCGGAGGTGGAGGCGCTTCGCGGCACCGTGGAGGTGTCCTCGCGCGAGGGCCAGGGGGCGCGCTTCACGCTGGACGTGCCCCTCACGCTGAGCACGCTGCGCGTGCTGCTCGTGTCGGCGGGAGGCCAGACGCTCGCGCTCGCCAGCGAGGGCGTGGCGCGGCTGGTGCGGCTGTCCCCGAAGGACGTGCGCGAGGTGGAGGGCCGGCCCACGTGGGTGGCCGGCGACGCGCTGGTGCCGCTCGTCTCGCTGGCGGACGTGCTCGGCCTGCCGGCGGGGCCGCCGCGCCAGCGCCGGGGCGCGGTGGTGCTGGAGGCGGGCACGGCGCGCGCGGCGCTCGTGGTGGACGAGGTGCTGGCGGAGCAGGAGGCCCTCGTCCGGGCGCTCGGGCCCCGGGTGCGCCGGGCGCGCCACGTGGCCGCGGCGGCGGTGCTGCCGGACGGGCGGCTGTCCCTGCTGCTCAACCCCGCCTCGCTGGTGCGCGCCGCGGGGGGACGGCCCTCCGGGTCGCTGTTCCCCAGCACGGCCGCGCGCGCCACGCGGCGGCGCATCGTCCTGGCGGATGACTCGCCCACCACGCGAGCGCTGGAGCAGAGCATCCTGGAGGGCGCCGGCTACGACGTGGTGGCGTGCGCGGACGGCGCCGAGGCGTGGGAGCGGTTGCAGGCGAGCGGCGCGGACGCGCTGGTGCTGGACGTGGAGATGCCTCGCATGGACGGCATCGCCCTCACGGAGGCGGTGCGGGCCTCTCCGCGCTTCGGGCGGCTGCCCATCGTCCTCGTCACCGCGCGCGGGCGACCGGAGGACAAGGCGCGCGGGCTGCAAGCGGGCGCCAGTGCCTATCTTGTGAAGAGCGCATTCGACCCGACGAGCCTGCTGGAGACCCTGAGACGACTGCTATGA